A part of Ancylomarina subtilis genomic DNA contains:
- a CDS encoding glycoside hydrolase family 125 protein, with translation MKRRNFLKNSMLFTGGLLLAGGQSFALSKDLIYISNRPKQSERKFVSKAVDKTINKIKRSINNQELGWMFENCFPNTLDTTVKYSEIDGKPDSFVITGDIDAMWLRDSTAQVWPYLPLVEDDKDLKKLFRGLINRQAKCINIDPFANAFNFDKVQKGHWDTDVTDMKPEIYERKWEIDSLCYPIRLAYHYWKTTGDTVCFDATWQNAMQIIVDTFKDQQRKNNQGSYSFLRVTDRFYDNLPGVGFGNPINPVGLIVSSFRPSDDATLFPFLIPSNYFAVVSLKQMSEMLLSLGVKKSLAKEAKDLAKEVETALDKYAISEHLDFGEIMAFEADGFGNQMFMDDANIPNLLSLPYLGVMDLDNPIYKNTRNFVLSKSNPWFFKGKVAEGVGGPHVGLDMIWPMSIIMRAMTSTDDDEIKSCIEMLIKTHAGTGFMHETFHKDNPEKFSRSWFAWANTLFGELILKLYKERPNLLATI, from the coding sequence ATGAAGAGACGAAATTTTCTTAAAAACTCCATGCTTTTTACAGGAGGCTTACTTTTGGCAGGTGGCCAAAGTTTTGCATTATCTAAAGACTTAATATATATATCAAACCGCCCAAAACAATCGGAACGAAAATTCGTAAGTAAAGCGGTTGATAAGACTATTAATAAAATTAAAAGATCAATCAATAATCAAGAATTGGGCTGGATGTTCGAAAACTGTTTCCCAAATACTTTGGATACAACAGTAAAATATTCTGAGATTGATGGCAAACCCGATTCATTCGTTATTACAGGTGATATTGATGCCATGTGGCTACGTGATTCAACGGCACAAGTATGGCCCTATCTCCCTCTGGTAGAAGACGACAAAGATCTCAAGAAATTATTCAGAGGATTAATCAATCGTCAGGCCAAATGCATCAACATTGATCCATTTGCCAATGCCTTCAATTTTGATAAAGTTCAAAAAGGCCATTGGGATACTGATGTCACAGATATGAAGCCTGAAATTTACGAACGTAAATGGGAAATAGATTCACTTTGTTACCCAATCCGATTGGCTTACCACTACTGGAAAACTACAGGTGATACAGTATGTTTCGATGCCACCTGGCAAAATGCCATGCAAATTATCGTTGATACCTTTAAAGATCAGCAACGAAAAAATAATCAGGGCTCCTATTCATTCTTAAGAGTGACAGACCGATTCTATGATAATTTACCGGGTGTGGGCTTTGGTAATCCCATTAATCCTGTTGGATTGATTGTTTCATCCTTTCGACCATCAGATGATGCCACACTATTCCCATTCCTGATTCCATCGAATTATTTTGCTGTTGTCTCTCTTAAACAGATGTCGGAAATGCTTCTGTCACTTGGAGTGAAAAAATCATTGGCCAAAGAAGCTAAAGATTTGGCCAAAGAGGTAGAGACCGCTCTTGATAAATATGCAATTAGCGAACATCTCGATTTCGGAGAAATAATGGCCTTCGAAGCGGATGGTTTCGGCAACCAAATGTTTATGGATGATGCCAACATTCCAAATCTGCTCTCATTACCCTATTTAGGCGTGATGGACTTAGACAATCCGATTTATAAAAACACCCGAAACTTTGTATTGAGTAAAAGTAACCCTTGGTTTTTTAAAGGGAAAGTTGCCGAAGGCGTTGGGGGACCCCATGTCGGTTTAGATATGATTTGGCCAATGAGCATCATTATGCGAGCCATGACATCAACTGATGATGATGAAATTAAGTCTTGCATCGAAATGCTTATAAAAACACATGCTGGAACAGGCTTCATGCACGAAACTTTCCACAAAGACAATCCTGAGAAATTCTCCCGTTCGTGGTTTGCCTGGGCTAACACCCTTTTCGGAGAACTGATTCTTAAACTCTACAAAGAGAGACCAAATCTATTAGCCACAATTTAA
- a CDS encoding transglutaminase-like domain-containing protein → MIKKLIFILLICISFSCSQEEEHFLKDTNYRNEIISKFESRKLIFQNRNSELLDVFDKQLTLKEKEALMFLYAYMPLNDLADYSGKYFLQQVQYAFKTQNEFPWGKKVSEDNFRHFVLPYRVNNENLDSARLVFFNELKVRLKGLSMHEAALEINHWCHEKVTYIGSDIRTSAPLATVKNAKGRCGEESTFTVAAYRAAGIPARQCYTPRWAHCDDNHAWVEICVDGVWHYVGACEPEAELNLGWFSQSAKKAMLVHTKVFGQYKGNERVSYQTENFSELNLLEKYTKTEEVTIHVQDENGKPISNADVHYSVLNYSEFYPLITKKTNTDGISQFTTGIGSLFIWASKDGLFAFKDIDLTQTKTLKLTLSKQNSRSSENYYFDLNPSKYGGLSRSTPHNAENDKKLQNEDKIRKAYENTFISDEAIKEFAAKQNMDEQLSLEYLKKSRGNYAEIISFIKQVPAEKRDLIFPLLAAVSDKDLHDTPASVFLDHINNSSQKITDKNLFNQYVLNPRIKNEILSPYKTSILKDLSSSFSQDSSRNPQQIEKWIIENIQISDHDNYYKTPLTPIGSLKLKITDPSSRDILFVAICRTYGIPARIEPATLKAQYYSENNWINVNFNSKQESPNTFGYIKLNNTSKGFEIDPEYYKNFTIARIENGDYQSLEFDFMKKLSSFDSKIRLQTGHYMLTTANRKLNGGVLSKLSFFEVKANTTTPVDVEVMKISFKNQVYCNLDLNKNETLKNSFKEKFLILGWLAPDKEPTKHALVDFNKLKAEFENTDVSIVFIIPQAKKTESFDKQNQKLPKQCLFIENEDLITQLETKTGQSLQNEYPVFTIIKQNGDVVYLNKGYKIDIGPEILNVIRELDQTPEHCLFTK, encoded by the coding sequence ATGATAAAAAAATTAATATTTATCCTCCTGATTTGTATCAGTTTTTCTTGTAGCCAGGAAGAGGAACATTTCCTTAAGGATACCAATTATAGAAACGAGATTATATCAAAATTTGAATCTCGAAAACTGATCTTTCAAAATCGTAATTCAGAATTATTGGATGTCTTTGACAAACAGCTTACTTTAAAAGAGAAAGAAGCCCTAATGTTTCTATACGCCTATATGCCGTTAAACGATTTAGCTGATTATTCGGGAAAATATTTTCTGCAACAGGTTCAATATGCTTTTAAAACCCAAAATGAATTTCCTTGGGGGAAAAAGGTCTCCGAAGATAACTTCCGCCATTTTGTATTACCCTATCGGGTCAATAACGAAAATTTAGATTCTGCCAGACTCGTATTTTTCAACGAATTAAAAGTCCGGTTAAAAGGCTTATCAATGCATGAAGCTGCCTTAGAAATCAATCACTGGTGTCACGAAAAGGTTACCTATATCGGTTCAGACATAAGAACTTCTGCCCCACTAGCTACCGTTAAAAATGCCAAAGGACGCTGTGGTGAGGAATCGACATTTACAGTTGCAGCCTACCGCGCAGCCGGCATACCTGCACGTCAGTGCTACACGCCTAGATGGGCACACTGCGACGACAACCATGCCTGGGTTGAAATCTGTGTAGATGGCGTTTGGCATTATGTAGGAGCCTGTGAGCCTGAAGCTGAATTGAATCTGGGATGGTTTTCTCAATCAGCAAAAAAAGCCATGTTGGTACATACCAAAGTTTTTGGGCAATACAAGGGGAATGAAAGAGTAAGCTATCAAACCGAAAATTTCTCAGAATTAAATTTATTGGAGAAATACACAAAAACAGAAGAAGTAACAATTCACGTACAAGATGAAAATGGTAAACCAATTTCAAATGCTGACGTGCATTATTCGGTTCTAAACTATTCTGAATTCTATCCCCTTATCACAAAAAAAACAAATACGGATGGGATTAGTCAGTTTACAACAGGCATTGGCAGTCTTTTTATTTGGGCGAGTAAGGATGGTTTATTTGCTTTTAAGGATATCGACCTGACTCAAACAAAAACACTGAAATTAACTCTTTCAAAACAAAATTCACGTTCGAGCGAAAATTATTACTTCGATCTAAATCCATCCAAATATGGAGGTTTAAGCCGTTCGACACCACACAATGCCGAGAATGATAAAAAACTACAGAACGAAGATAAAATTCGAAAAGCCTACGAAAACACCTTTATATCAGATGAAGCCATCAAAGAATTTGCTGCAAAACAAAACATGGATGAGCAGCTAAGCCTGGAATATCTAAAGAAATCAAGAGGGAATTATGCTGAGATTATCAGCTTTATTAAACAAGTTCCAGCTGAAAAAAGAGACTTGATTTTCCCTTTACTTGCTGCCGTATCCGATAAGGATTTACACGATACGCCGGCATCTGTTTTCCTGGATCACATCAATAATTCGTCTCAAAAAATTACCGATAAGAATCTATTCAACCAATACGTTCTGAATCCAAGAATCAAAAATGAAATTCTATCTCCATATAAAACTTCTATTTTAAAGGATCTAAGCTCCTCTTTTAGTCAGGATTCTTCACGAAATCCGCAACAAATTGAAAAGTGGATAATCGAAAATATTCAGATTTCGGATCATGATAATTATTACAAAACTCCTTTAACACCAATAGGAAGTCTTAAGCTTAAAATTACTGACCCAAGCTCCAGAGATATTCTTTTTGTCGCAATTTGTCGCACTTATGGGATTCCTGCACGCATAGAACCTGCAACACTCAAAGCTCAGTATTATTCAGAAAACAACTGGATAAATGTCAATTTTAACAGCAAACAGGAATCTCCCAATACCTTTGGCTATATCAAACTTAATAACACATCAAAGGGATTCGAAATTGATCCTGAATATTATAAAAACTTCACAATTGCCCGAATTGAAAATGGTGACTATCAAAGTTTAGAATTCGATTTCATGAAAAAACTTTCAAGTTTCGATTCTAAAATTCGTTTGCAAACGGGACATTATATGCTTACAACTGCAAATCGAAAACTGAATGGTGGTGTCTTATCAAAACTCTCGTTTTTCGAAGTTAAAGCAAACACAACAACACCCGTTGATGTTGAAGTCATGAAAATATCTTTTAAGAACCAGGTTTATTGCAATTTAGATCTCAACAAAAACGAGACGCTGAAAAATTCATTTAAAGAAAAGTTTTTGATTTTAGGCTGGCTGGCACCGGATAAGGAACCCACAAAACATGCTTTAGTCGATTTTAACAAACTGAAAGCTGAATTCGAAAACACAGACGTTTCTATTGTCTTTATAATTCCTCAAGCCAAAAAAACTGAATCTTTTGATAAACAAAATCAAAAGCTTCCCAAGCAATGTTTGTTTATTGAAAATGAAGATTTGATCACTCAATTGGAAACCAAGACAGGCCAATCCTTACAAAACGAATATCCTGTTTTCACGATTATCAAACAAAATGGTGATGTGGTTTATCTAAACAAAGGCTATAAAATTGATATTGGACCCGAAATCCTAAATGTCATCAGAGAACTTGATCAAACGCCAGAACATTGTCTTTTCACAAAATAA
- a CDS encoding glycoside hydrolase family 130 protein — protein MKSKLIIPWENRPDGSNDIMWRYSKNPVVGRYDIPSSNSIFNSAVVPFEDGFAGVFRCDNKSVQMNIFAGFSKDGIHWEINHDPIEMVAGNTSMIDSDYKYDPRVCWIEDRYWVTWCNGYHGPTIGIAYTYDFKTFHQCENAFLPFNRNGVLFPEKIDGKYAMLSRPSDNGHTPFGDIYISYSPDMKYWGEHRCVMKVADFTKSAWQCTKIGAGSVPIKTAEGWLLFYHGVINTCNGFRYSMGAALLDLENPDKVLYRSQDYLLAPAAPYELAGDVPNVVFPCAALTDDDKVTVYYGAADTVVGISFGYISEIIEHLKQKSL, from the coding sequence ATGAAATCTAAATTGATAATCCCCTGGGAAAACAGACCCGATGGCTCCAATGATATCATGTGGCGTTATTCTAAAAATCCTGTTGTTGGAAGATATGATATCCCTTCATCAAATAGCATATTTAACAGTGCTGTAGTTCCATTTGAAGACGGATTTGCCGGAGTATTCCGATGTGATAATAAATCCGTTCAGATGAACATCTTTGCAGGCTTTAGTAAGGATGGTATTCATTGGGAAATTAATCACGATCCCATCGAAATGGTCGCCGGGAACACCTCGATGATCGACTCCGATTACAAATACGATCCGCGTGTGTGTTGGATTGAAGACCGCTATTGGGTAACCTGGTGCAATGGGTATCACGGACCAACAATTGGAATTGCCTACACTTACGATTTTAAAACATTTCATCAATGTGAAAATGCATTCTTACCATTCAACCGTAATGGGGTTTTATTTCCGGAAAAAATTGATGGTAAATATGCCATGTTAAGTCGTCCCAGCGATAATGGACATACACCTTTCGGCGACATCTACATCAGCTACAGCCCGGATATGAAATACTGGGGCGAGCACCGCTGTGTCATGAAAGTTGCTGACTTCACTAAAAGTGCCTGGCAGTGTACAAAAATTGGAGCGGGATCTGTACCGATTAAAACCGCAGAAGGCTGGTTGCTTTTTTATCATGGGGTAATCAATACCTGTAATGGCTTTCGTTACTCAATGGGTGCAGCCTTGTTGGATCTGGAAAATCCGGACAAAGTATTGTATCGTTCGCAGGATTACTTGTTAGCACCTGCTGCTCCCTATGAGCTAGCAGGCGATGTGCCTAATGTGGTCTTCCCTTGCGCAGCACTTACTGATGACGATAAGGTTACGGTTTATTATGGAGCTGCCGATACAGTCGTAGGCATATCCTTTGGTTACATTTCGGAAATCATCGAACATTTAAAACAAAAATCACTTTAA
- a CDS encoding GH92 family glycosyl hydrolase yields MKRLYSIFIFLLVYSTNFAQYVEYVNPFIGSSNFGTTNPGALLPRGMVSVTPFNVSGSDINSFDKDSRWWSTPYSSDNTYLTGFSHVNLSGVGCPDLGVIILMPTTGPVKADPKEYGSIMGEQNAKPGYYQTQLKKYNIKAEVSATQRTGISRYTFPKGKSNILLNLGLGLTNETGASLRIVNNQEIEGSRMTGSFCYNDGSERLVYFVARFNKPASEFGAWKKMPEMQAEAAWSKTSGKYKYYKNFMQTMNGRDIGTYFTFNTEANETIIVEVGVSYVSIENARLNLEAESNHFDFEKTKLEASEDWNQILSRIKVEGGTDDQKRIFYTALYHTQIHPNIINDVNGQYPAMESFEIKESKDCNRYTVFSLWDTYRNYHPLMALIYPNEQLDMVRSMIDMYKESGWLPKWELNSRETHVMEGDPAIPVIVDTYMRGLKDFDVETAYEAMYKSATTEGSKNKLRPDIDHYLSHGYVPLQEEFDNSVSHALEYYIADWNLAQFAKDLGKTNDYKKFLKQSQGYKSYFDKETGLLRPKLENGQFLKNFNPDEGENFAPSPGFHEGTAWQYAFCVPHDIKGLSKLMGGNKSFINKLQSVFDNNKFDMANEPDIHYPYLFNFVKGEEWRSQKAVRNLINTYYKNSPDGIPGNDDCGTLSAWLIYSMMGFYPVCPGNPDYALVSPVFDKITIQLDPNYYSGDKFEIVNHKANTTDYLIHKIMWNDRKYDSYFINHNTITKGGKLEFFLKK; encoded by the coding sequence ATGAAACGATTATATAGCATCTTTATATTTCTACTAGTCTACTCAACGAACTTTGCTCAATATGTAGAATATGTCAATCCCTTTATTGGCTCCAGTAATTTTGGCACAACCAATCCTGGCGCACTCCTTCCAAGAGGTATGGTTTCTGTGACGCCATTCAATGTAAGTGGCTCCGATATCAATTCTTTTGATAAGGACTCTCGTTGGTGGTCCACCCCCTACTCTTCGGACAATACGTATCTCACCGGCTTTTCTCATGTCAACCTAAGTGGAGTTGGCTGTCCTGATTTGGGAGTCATTATACTGATGCCAACCACAGGGCCAGTTAAGGCTGATCCCAAAGAATACGGATCGATCATGGGTGAACAAAATGCAAAACCTGGATATTACCAAACCCAGCTCAAAAAATACAATATAAAAGCTGAAGTCAGTGCCACACAAAGAACAGGGATCAGTCGATACACTTTTCCAAAAGGCAAATCAAATATTCTCCTGAATTTGGGATTAGGATTAACCAATGAAACTGGAGCAAGCCTTCGTATTGTGAACAATCAGGAAATTGAAGGCTCAAGAATGACCGGAAGTTTTTGTTATAATGATGGTTCTGAACGTTTGGTTTATTTTGTTGCACGGTTCAATAAACCTGCTTCAGAATTCGGAGCTTGGAAAAAGATGCCCGAAATGCAAGCTGAAGCTGCATGGAGCAAAACAAGTGGCAAGTACAAATACTACAAAAACTTCATGCAGACAATGAATGGCCGTGATATTGGCACCTATTTTACCTTCAATACAGAAGCCAATGAAACCATAATCGTCGAAGTTGGTGTTTCCTATGTTAGCATCGAAAATGCCAGACTAAATCTGGAAGCTGAATCCAACCATTTTGATTTTGAAAAAACAAAACTCGAAGCTTCTGAAGATTGGAATCAAATTCTATCCCGCATCAAGGTAGAAGGAGGAACTGACGACCAAAAACGTATTTTTTATACGGCTCTATATCACACACAGATTCATCCCAACATCATCAACGATGTGAATGGGCAATATCCAGCCATGGAATCATTCGAAATAAAAGAATCAAAAGATTGTAACCGATATACCGTTTTCTCCTTGTGGGACACTTATCGCAATTACCATCCCTTAATGGCTTTGATTTATCCCAATGAACAGTTGGATATGGTTCGTTCTATGATCGACATGTATAAAGAAAGTGGCTGGCTACCTAAATGGGAGCTAAACAGCCGTGAAACCCATGTGATGGAAGGTGATCCTGCAATCCCCGTTATTGTTGATACTTACATGCGTGGATTAAAAGATTTTGATGTGGAAACGGCTTATGAAGCTATGTACAAATCAGCAACTACTGAAGGTTCTAAAAATAAATTAAGGCCTGATATTGATCATTATCTTTCACATGGCTACGTCCCATTGCAAGAAGAATTTGACAATTCCGTTTCACATGCACTTGAGTATTACATTGCTGATTGGAATTTGGCTCAATTTGCCAAAGATTTGGGTAAAACAAATGATTACAAAAAATTCTTAAAACAGTCTCAAGGGTATAAATCTTACTTCGACAAAGAAACGGGCTTACTCCGACCAAAATTGGAGAATGGGCAATTTTTGAAAAACTTCAATCCCGATGAGGGTGAGAACTTTGCGCCTTCTCCAGGATTTCATGAAGGTACTGCCTGGCAATATGCCTTTTGTGTCCCTCACGATATTAAAGGTTTAAGCAAACTAATGGGGGGCAATAAATCTTTCATCAATAAGCTTCAATCTGTTTTCGACAACAACAAATTCGATATGGCTAATGAACCTGATATTCATTACCCCTATTTATTCAATTTTGTGAAAGGAGAAGAGTGGCGATCACAAAAAGCAGTCAGAAACCTTATAAACACTTATTATAAAAATTCACCTGATGGAATCCCCGGAAACGACGATTGTGGAACGCTATCGGCTTGGCTTATTTATAGCATGATGGGCTTCTACCCTGTTTGTCCGGGAAATCCCGATTATGCGCTTGTTAGTCCTGTGTTCGATAAAATTACCATTCAACTTGATCCCAACTATTACTCGGGAGACAAATTTGAAATAGTCAATCATAAAGCCAACACAACTGACTATTTGATTCATAAAATCATGTGGAATGACCGAAAATACGATTCCTATTTTATCAATCACAATACAATTACCAAAGGAGGAAAACTGGAATTCTTTCTAAAGAAATAA
- a CDS encoding MFS transporter: MSSTKTKQKHPATWIPTAYFAMGLPFVAIAQASVLMFKSFEVSDSLIAFWTSLIMLPWTLKPLWSPILEMFKTKKHFVVATQLVTGITFALVAISLPLEHFFSYSIALLAIVAFSGATHDIATDGVYLSVLSGKLQAKYIGWQGASYNIAKILTAGALVYLAGILEKHFGVLHAWMAVMLTYALIMISLALYHIRMLPSGGTASSEVQSLNEGFKTLWDVIRTFFQKKHIGWFIAFIIVYRFAEGFAVKIAPLFFKAAISEGGLGLSTSDIGLIYGVFGSGAFVLGSILAGYFIAARGLKKSLFTLVCVFNIQFVVYALLAIYRPTNLYLIGSAVVVEYFVYGFGFVGLMLFMMQQVAPGKYKMAHYAFATGIMNLGFMFPGMLSGFMSDWLGYKLFFICVLVAIIPALFAAKFVPFIHNDNPDIE; the protein is encoded by the coding sequence ATGTCATCTACTAAAACCAAACAAAAACACCCGGCCACCTGGATTCCAACAGCCTATTTTGCAATGGGACTTCCTTTTGTTGCCATTGCACAAGCCTCAGTACTCATGTTCAAAAGCTTTGAGGTTTCCGATTCTCTGATTGCATTCTGGACCTCACTCATCATGCTCCCCTGGACATTAAAACCCCTTTGGAGCCCTATTTTGGAGATGTTTAAAACAAAAAAGCATTTTGTAGTCGCAACGCAACTCGTGACCGGAATTACGTTTGCCTTAGTCGCAATTTCATTGCCTTTGGAACATTTTTTTTCCTATTCGATAGCCCTACTTGCCATAGTCGCCTTTAGTGGTGCAACCCACGATATTGCTACCGATGGCGTCTATTTAAGTGTCCTTTCCGGTAAACTACAAGCCAAATATATTGGCTGGCAAGGTGCTTCATATAATATTGCCAAGATATTAACAGCCGGAGCTTTAGTCTATTTAGCAGGAATATTGGAAAAACATTTCGGTGTTCTACATGCCTGGATGGCTGTCATGTTAACCTATGCTCTGATCATGATCTCTCTGGCTTTGTATCATATTCGAATGCTTCCTTCAGGAGGGACCGCCTCCAGCGAAGTACAATCATTAAACGAAGGTTTTAAAACCTTATGGGATGTCATCAGAACCTTTTTCCAGAAAAAACATATCGGATGGTTTATCGCCTTCATCATTGTCTATCGTTTTGCCGAAGGTTTTGCCGTAAAAATTGCGCCACTCTTCTTCAAAGCTGCAATTTCTGAAGGGGGACTTGGGCTCAGTACATCTGATATTGGACTCATTTATGGGGTGTTCGGATCAGGAGCCTTTGTCCTTGGTTCTATTTTAGCCGGATATTTTATCGCTGCTCGTGGTCTAAAAAAATCCTTATTTACCCTGGTGTGTGTCTTCAATATTCAGTTTGTGGTTTATGCTCTTTTAGCCATCTACCGCCCGACTAATCTATATCTTATTGGTTCAGCCGTTGTTGTCGAATACTTTGTTTACGGATTTGGTTTTGTGGGTTTAATGCTATTTATGATGCAGCAAGTTGCTCCTGGAAAATATAAGATGGCTCATTATGCCTTTGCAACAGGAATCATGAATCTGGGTTTCATGTTTCCCGGAATGCTAAGTGGCTTTATGAGTGATTGGCTGGGCTACAAGCTATTCTTCATTTGTGTTCTTGTCGCTATAATACCCGCTCTTTTCGCGGCCAAATTTGTTCCTTTTATCCATAACGATAATCCTGATATAGAATAA
- a CDS encoding glycoside hydrolase family 97 protein, which translates to MKSASIKLYTLITRASLLVFLLCTISCSTKREVSLASPDENLNLLFSINKKGEMYYQLEGFKTQLIKPSKLGFLLKNDDSFSHSFKIVKTERSHKDEIWEPVWGENNKIRDNFKQLLVKLENTNGKTMNIYFKLYNDGLGFRCEIPKQNGIDEIVVMNELTEFNFANDATAWSIPANYESYEMLYRTSNLSDVKDANTPLTLRTRSGIHMSIHEANLTNYAGMTLKQTKGTSFSCNLVPWPDGAKVKAKKTLVSPWRTITVTQNAAQLIESNLILNLNEPCKLEEISWIQPMKYIGIWWGMHLGVETWTMGPKHGATTANMFKYIDFAAENNIQAVLAEGWNTGWENWGKPKAFDQVTPYADYDFDKIVAYANKRGIELIGHHETGGDIFFYEQQMEKAMKKLHDAGIRSLKTGYAGPIPQGYFHHSQRMVQHYRKVLETAAKYKLMVNAHEPIKATGIRRTYPNMMAREGARGMEWNGWSEGNPPEHHVMLPFTRCLGGPLDYTPGIFDILYQNRKEYTKWNSNDNGNSRVNTTLAKQLALWICLYSPVQMASDMIENYEGQPAFQFFRNLPSEWDTSKVLAAEIGDYYAVARKNGNNWYIGAMTDEKSRTLSLDLSFLETGKQYKTTLYSDNNQTSLDKNPTAISISSTEVNSDTVLRIKMAAGGGQAIELIEIN; encoded by the coding sequence ATGAAATCCGCCTCCATAAAATTATACACTCTCATAACTCGGGCTTCTTTATTAGTCTTTTTACTCTGCACCATTTCATGCAGTACTAAAAGGGAAGTGAGCTTGGCTTCTCCGGATGAGAACCTCAACCTTTTGTTTAGTATAAACAAAAAGGGCGAAATGTATTATCAACTAGAGGGCTTTAAAACTCAGTTGATAAAACCATCAAAACTGGGATTCTTATTAAAAAATGATGATTCATTCTCACATTCATTCAAAATTGTCAAAACCGAAAGAAGCCATAAAGATGAGATATGGGAACCTGTTTGGGGAGAAAATAATAAGATTCGGGACAATTTTAAACAGCTATTGGTAAAACTCGAAAACACCAATGGGAAAACGATGAACATCTATTTTAAGCTTTATAACGATGGGCTTGGGTTTCGCTGTGAAATTCCAAAACAAAATGGGATAGATGAAATTGTGGTAATGAATGAGCTTACCGAATTCAATTTTGCAAATGATGCCACAGCCTGGTCTATTCCTGCTAATTATGAGTCATATGAAATGTTGTATCGGACCAGCAATCTAAGCGACGTAAAAGATGCCAATACACCATTGACTTTGCGCACCAGGTCTGGAATTCACATGAGTATTCATGAGGCAAACCTGACCAATTATGCAGGCATGACCTTGAAGCAAACTAAAGGAACAAGTTTCTCATGTAATTTGGTTCCCTGGCCAGATGGGGCTAAAGTAAAAGCAAAAAAAACTCTTGTTTCCCCATGGAGAACAATTACTGTGACACAAAATGCAGCTCAGTTGATTGAATCAAATTTGATTCTTAACCTAAATGAGCCTTGTAAACTAGAGGAGATATCATGGATTCAGCCTATGAAGTATATTGGAATTTGGTGGGGCATGCATTTAGGTGTTGAAACCTGGACAATGGGACCCAAGCATGGTGCAACAACAGCCAATATGTTTAAATATATCGATTTTGCTGCTGAGAATAATATTCAAGCCGTACTTGCTGAAGGCTGGAATACCGGTTGGGAGAATTGGGGCAAACCTAAAGCCTTCGATCAAGTTACCCCTTATGCCGATTACGATTTTGACAAGATTGTTGCGTATGCAAACAAAAGAGGTATTGAATTGATTGGGCACCATGAAACGGGTGGCGATATCTTCTTTTACGAGCAACAAATGGAAAAGGCTATGAAGAAACTTCATGATGCTGGTATCCGAAGTTTAAAAACGGGTTATGCCGGACCTATTCCTCAAGGCTATTTTCATCACAGTCAGCGAATGGTTCAACACTATCGAAAAGTTTTGGAAACAGCTGCCAAATATAAATTAATGGTCAATGCTCATGAACCAATTAAGGCCACAGGTATTCGTCGTACCTATCCCAATATGATGGCTCGTGAAGGAGCTCGCGGCATGGAATGGAACGGATGGAGTGAAGGGAATCCACCTGAACATCACGTGATGCTTCCTTTCACGCGCTGTCTGGGGGGGCCTCTGGATTATACGCCTGGCATATTTGATATTCTATATCAAAATAGAAAAGAATACACCAAATGGAACAGTAACGACAACGGAAACAGCAGAGTCAACACAACCCTTGCCAAACAATTGGCACTTTGGATTTGTCTGTATTCCCCTGTTCAGATGGCTTCCGATATGATTGAGAATTACGAGGGGCAGCCTGCTTTCCAATTTTTTAGAAACCTGCCTTCTGAATGGGACACTTCAAAAGTATTAGCTGCCGAAATTGGTGATTACTATGCAGTAGCCCGAAAAAATGGCAACAACTGGTATATAGGAGCTATGACTGATGAAAAGTCGAGAACACTTTCTCTGGATTTATCTTTTTTAGAAACTGGCAAACAATACAAGACCACTCTATATTCAGATAATAACCAAACATCACTGGATAAAAACCCAACAGCAATATCAATCAGTTCCACAGAAGTAAACTCAGATACAGTTTTAAGGATAAAAATGGCAGCAGGCGGCGGACAAGCCATTGAATTGATTGAAATAAACTAA